DNA from Globicephala melas chromosome 11, mGloMel1.2, whole genome shotgun sequence:
AACAGAAGGGCAGGCCCTCtgaccagggctgggggcagtgaGCCCCCTGTCCAGGGCTGGAGTTGCCCCCTCTCTGTGCTCATCCAGCCTTGACTATTTGGCCTCCAGCAACAGAGCAACTTCCCAGAATGCAGTGGGCTGCTGAGAATTCTGGCACCCCTCTCATGGCTGGGGGGATTCTGTAAATAAAGGTGCCCCTTGGGTTAGGGCAACAGTGAGGAGCTGTGGGATGAGCCCTGGATGGGAAGCCACTGAGTCTGGCCCTGGGTTCTGGTCCCAGCTTTGTCACTGAtttctgggtgaccttgggcatgtggctttccctctctgggtctgTCTGGTCATCTCTCAAATGGATAATGAAGCCTCTTAGCAGACCTCGCCGCAGGATCTATCTGCTCTCATGCTCAAATGAGATGCTGAATAAGGTGCTTCCTCTAGAGATGGTGCTAAAGAAAGAACTGTCCTATAACGACTTCTGGTACCAACAGGGCTGGTGGGCATGCTGTCCACTGCGTGGTGCTGGGAGCTGCCCAGTGCCAGAGCCAGGGGACCAGGAGAACAGAGCTCTTTGTTCCCATGGCTGGCTTTGCTACCTCCCAGTCACTTTGCAGGGTAATGCATCCCCACACCCCTACACTCCCCACCCTCCAACCCACTGTCTAGGCCTCATGCCCAAAGAAGAGTTGAAGGCATGGGAGCCAACATTTTATTGGAGAAGCCAAAATAAACACAAGTTTTTTGAGTACCTTGAAGTTACAGAATTTGCTGGGTCAAGGGATTGGGAAGACCAAGACACTAACCTTCAAATGGGGTGGCCTATGTTGCCTGACCAGATAGGAATGGGAAAGGGAGGAGTTGGCAGAGAAAGTGTAGACTCTGGTCTACCATGGAGCCTAGGCCCAGGCTGCCAGAATCACACCTTCTCCCACCCTCGTGGGACTAGAGAATTCTGTAGCTTCCATTGGACCATGGAGAGGATGATGGGAGGCCTGAGTTAGGGTGACCTCTGCTATGAGCATCTCATTTGATCTCCACGGGGTCATAGATGTAGCAGCCCACATCACCAATGTTCACACCTGAGGGAGAGAGCCGCATCACCAAGGGccttggggctggggagggtgctGGGCTGAAGGCTGGAGGGAATTGGGAGGGGTCTGGGGTGTGTTTGACCACAGGGGAAGTTGTCCACACATCCCCACAGACCCACATGCCATACTTTAGGCCCATTGTCTGGGGTGGGGCTGCCCACCTTTGGGGCCAAACAGGTAGCCATAGCAGGGGATGTGGCAGTAGGGGACGCCGTCATGctgggacacagagagaaagagagacatctCAGCTTGGCTCTTTTCCCatctccagcctccctcctcccagcataatcacccacccctgccctgctcaCCTCAGCGTGACTCCCAGCAGTCAGGGTCTTCCGGCACCGCTGGCACCTCAGACAGGGTCGGTGCCAATTTCTGCCCAAAGACATCACCTTCTCAGCTGGTGGGGGAGAGATGGTAGTtcaaggggcagggcagggagaccCACTTGCCTTGTACCACCTCCCTGCCCTTTGATGCCCATCCTGCACCCCTCTCTCCTAGCTTTCTGTTGTCACTTACCGAAATAGACGGGTTCCTTACAGCCAGGGCACAGCGAGGTCTCCCCAGTGAACGTCTTCGTGTGGGGAGGGCCTTTAAGGGGAAGAGGCCCCCGCTAGGGCTGAGGTGGAGGCCAGGCCTAAACAGGACCCATCAGCCCTGCCCTGCATATGGCACTGTCCTCTTCCAAAAGCCATGCTCATCCCAGAGCCTCCCACCCTCATGGACATGAGCCTGCCTTCCTCAGGCAGAGCTGAGTCCCCTCTGACTCCACTTCCTGCCCCATCCCTACCTGCAGGAGGGACCACCTGCTTCCTTCTCATCCTCCCAGGGGCTCAGGTGCCCACCAGCCCAACCCCGTCAGCAACTCAATCCTCAGGAAACCTGAGCTGATATAGGAGCTGGCCAGGGCAGGGGTGTCAGGTGTTGGGGAGCACAATGTCACTGCCCTCTCcaggggatggaggaaggaacagggagaggggagaagtggAAGAATGTGAGGGGCTGGCCCATCTCAATGACCCCTTACTCTAGGTCATTCCTTCCatggccctggcctgggaggggcctgagttcCAGGCCAGCTTTGCctctgactagctgtgtgactgcaCAAGGTCATTTGCCCTTTacagacctcagttttctcacccgtaaaatgggggtgataatgcCACCTGCCCGATTTACCTCTTACTCAGCAGCTGACAGGAGGAAACATCAAAAAAGGGGCCACAGAGAAGTCTTTGCCATGAACAAAGTTGTAGGAATGTGAAGCAAAGGACTAGGTGGGATACTGCCACCTGGTCCCCATCCCCTGTTCCATCCTGGGGAAGGGTCAGGAGGAGGAGTAGCTGGGGCTCGATCTCACTTACTTTTCTTGCCCTGGGGGAGGCCAGTCCTGGGCCTGGGGGGGCTGAAGCTGCTGGGGCTAAGAGGAGTAGcgctggcaggggtgggggtggggcaattGTAGAGGTAGGAGCCCACACCACCAATGTTCACCCctgcagagagaagaggggaggtcAGGCTTGAGCCTCCAGCTCCCAGCCACACGGAGGGTTCTGCTGTCCCCTGGCCCCTTCCAGGCTGGTACTTACCCCTGGGTCCAAAGAGAGCCCCATAGCATGGCTTGTGGCAATACGGCCTTCCGTTGTGCTAGGCACAAGCAGAGGGAAGAGGACTGCTTAGGGCCCAAGGGGGCTCTCCTGTGCCCCACAGGCTTTTCCCCAGGACAGGCTGCCAGGTGTGTCTGTCTACTGGCCTGGGCTGCGGGGGCTGGGAGCAGTGATGGGTGGGCTGGCATGCCAGAACTGCCATTGTGGTCAGGGAGACAGGGAAAGAGCAGCTCAGGAAGCAGTgctgcttccctcccccacctgacGAAAGGCATGGGATCCACCAGCACAATTCTGGCTCCCCACATGCTGGCTGGTGTGGTGCCTATTGGGTAGGTGATCTTGGGAGTTGGCTGCTGAGGTTGCCTTTGGTGGGCCAATGGGGCTGAAACCGGGGGCTGGTGACTCGGCGACAGTGACAGACACAAGGCTGTGCACCCCAGCCCGGCCTCACCTCTGCATGCCCTCCTGGGGACAGGACGCTGTGGCAGTGCTCACATTTCAGACAGAATGGGTGCCAGTTCTTGCCCAGGGAGCTCACCTTCTCTGCTGTGGGGGACAAGGTGCAACCGGGCAGAGCCAGTCCAAGCACAAGGCGCCCTCCTTTCCCCCCTGTTCCCCCCCACCGTGATTCCTAGAGACGATGGGGAGTGTCTCCGGGAGGCCAGTTCCATCCCGCCCGATTGCTGTGCGCCCCATAGGTGGAAAAGGGGGCTGGGACCACACCGTGGCCAGCTCCTTGCGTCCTCATGGAGCCCAAAGGCTCTCACTCGCCCcgtcttctccccttcctccgcCCAGGCCTCACCAAAGAAAACGGGTTGCTGGCAACGTGGGCAGGTCCAGCTCATGGCTCCGCTCTGAGCAGCCGGCGCCGCACACTGCACACTGTGGTCAAGTCCTCCGGGGTTCAGTTCCCGCCCCCTTCGCTGGCCCCTCCCATGGCTCAGCCTTGAGCCTCTTTGGGCTGAATCCGCTGCTCCTCTGTTCCCACTGGCTGCCAGAAATTTAGAACCACTCCACCTGGGGAACGCAGGCAAATTTGCTGTTACTTCCAAACACTGAAGTATCGGACCGGTGGACAGGAGAGAAGATCCTGAAGCTAgactgggaggggagggagtaaTGAAGACGCCTGGAAGGGTGGCACTAGTTCCTGGCTTGGTACAGAGAGGAAAACTGTTCAGAGTGTAGACGCCATGAAAACACCATTATTTCCCCAAAGCGAGGAGTTAGGCATTCTTTGAAATGGTTTCATTCCGCCTTCTCCGTGGCAGATAGTTAAGAGCTACGGAATCTGGAGCCCATCTCTGTTACTTACTCATTCTTTGGcttcaggcaaattacttaacctccctctgcctccgttttctcatctgtacaatgagtAAAGTAATAAGTTTCTCCCTCATAGGACTGTGGTGAGAATTAGATAAGTTAATACTTGCAAAGTGCCCAAACAGCACGTGGCACCTAAATGCTATAAAAGCAGTAACTATCATTATGATGGATCCCATAGTGAACCCAAGACTCAGTTTGGAAGCCCCCAAACGGGGTCTGCATGCTATGGTTTGCTCATAAAATTATAAtgcttatttattaaatttaaaagtataattcaGACACCAATTACATATTCCTAATTTGGTTTAAgatgttttaatatttgttaaaagtaGCTCAGCaatgcttcaaaggacacttcAAGAAACATAAAcccacagaatgaaagaaaatatttgcaaacgtatatctgataagggtctagtaatCATAATATAGAAAGGAtttttacaactcaacaataaaaagacaacccaattaaaaaatgggaaaagaatttgaatagagatttttccaaagaagatatacaaaggtcaacaaacacatgaaaagatgctcagcatcatttgtcattagggaaatgaaaatcagtaACACAATGAGGTAATATTatacacctactagaatggctataataaaaaaagagtgTTAGTGAGGACGTGGCAAAGTTGGATCCCTCATACgatgctgatgagaatgtaagATGTGTAGCCCTTCGAAAAATAGTCCGGCAAGTCCTCAAAGAGTTAAAActtagagttaccatatgaccaagcagtTGCACTCCTGGGTGCaagtgtccacacacacacacacacagcatatgTCCGCACAAAAACTtgacatgaatattcatagtattgttattcacaacagccaaaagatggaaaaacCCAaagcccatcaactgatgaatggatgaataaaatgtggtctatctaTAATAAcgtattatttggccataaaaaggaatgaagcactgatgcatgctacaacatgaatggatcacaaaaacatttcattaagtgaaagaagccggacaCATAacaccacatattgtatgattccatttatatgaaatgtccaaaaaagGTAAATCCATaatgacagaaagtagattagtggttgctaggggtttaGGGGAGGGACAATTGGGAGTATCTACTAATGAGGACCAAGTCTCCTtacaggagaaatgaaaatgatctGGCATTAGTGGTGATatttgcacaaccttgtgaatatactaaaaatcatagctttgtacactttaaaaaggtgaaaCTTATGGTATGTGGataatgttttaataattatGCCTGAagggaactttttttaaaaaaatgtagctcagtggacttccctggtggtccagtggttaagactccacacttccaatgcatgCGCCatcagttcaatccctggtcagggaagttcctcaTGCTGTGAGGTGtggccccccccgccccccaaaataaaaaaacgACAACAAGAAAAGGTAGCTCAGCAAATGAGGGGCAGAAGAGAGGCCTTGATTACTTTGTGCCAGGGCCCCAGCAGAGGAGAAAATTCCTCGATGAAGTATCATGGTGAAATGAAGAGTTTTCCGGGAATAAGTTCCTGTGTTTTGTCAAGTCAGTTGAGAAATGGCTGAATGAGGCGTGCACTAACCCCATCACTGGGTTGCAGCGCTGTGCCCTGCTAGGTGAAAGGAGTCCTATCTGTGTCTTAGGAGTTGGAGATCCTCTCTGGACTTCAATCCCCTCAGATGGGCAATGGGGATGGGACTGGTGTCTCTGAACTTCTGCTTAACACTCCTGTTTCCTCACTTGTCTCCATGAGTACTTTTTGCTTCTAACAACACTTGCTTTATCCTCCTTGATGACTTCTGAAGGTGGAAGGCTTGCACATTGTGAAATGAACTTTTCTACACTTTctcattatttgtttgttttggggaacATTTCAAGATCCTTAGTGTTATAACTGTTTCTGGAAGGGATTCTTCTTTAACGAACTTGAAAAGTACTAGTTTTAGTTTCCACTGTTATTTTACTCTCGTGTTTCCGCCTCTcatgtgtttcttcttcaagACGGCAGCTCAAGTTTCACTGCCTTTTGCTCTCTAAGGCTCACACGAAGAAGGTCCACATTAGGAGGCTGGGAGGACTTCACTGTTGTATTTATTCTTGGACAAGCTGCCTCCTTTAGGAAGGCTAACTTCATCTGTCCAAGGATCTATCCTCAGAATTTCCAGGCCACATCAAATAATCCTTTTCTAAGGTTCCCCACCTCTATCTGCATTCAATCGCCTTGTGCCCATGCCTCAGCCTCTTAGTTGGGTCATCTTTACCCTGGCATCCAGCACAGGGCCCCATATAAAGAAACAAGGACTGAAGTGCTTTACTCCTCTCCATCTTCTGTGGCCTTCCAATATTGCATGGCCACAACAAACACAGTATGCCtcatcttttctatttcagtgcttatgaAAGACTAGTTGAGGCTCCTCGTTTTCAAATATTTGCCATCCATTTACAGGTACAACAAATCACAGCATTCCACTCTTCTTCCTTGCCTGGCTTCCATTATTCTGACTCTAACccaagagtcttttttttttttttgcggtacgcgggcttctcactgttgtggcctctcccgtggcggagcaacaggctccggacgcgcaggctcagcggccatggctcacgggcccagccgctccgcggcatgtggaccagggcacgaacccgtgtcccctgaatcggcaggcagactctcgaccactgcgccaccagggaagcccctaacccaAAAGTCTTTGTAAAGAATGTTAacaaggggcttccttggtggcgcaggggtcgagagtctgcctgccgattcaggggacacgggttcgtgccccggtccgggaagatcccacatgccgcggagcggctgggcccctgagccatggccgctgagcctgcgcgtccggagcctgtgcttcgcaacgggagaggccacaacagtgagaggcccgcgtaccaaaaaaaaaaagaatgttaacaGGGAGAATTAACATCTTTGTAGGAATGTGTTTGTAGTCACTAACAGTGGCTGTTTTGAATACTTTGTGTGactaaaacttctaaaatgaTGTTTTAACAAATACCACAAATGGATAAGTCCAGTTGAGTGTAAGTATTGCCTACTCAGTTGAGAGGGTGTAGTTTATATTATCTCTTATAAGAGGCAGACCCCTCTTTCATAAAGATAACTATTCCCTTGGTGCCCCACCCCACTTTTTTCCTGCACAGACCTCTGTCACGGTATTTGTAATGTTGTGTTACACTTATTTACTTTTCTAACTTTCTTCAGTTAACAGGATTGATTGAGACTTACTTATCTGTGTATCTATAGTATCAAGTATAGTGGcggtgctcagtaaatgatagttactactactactactattattaaaaTCTTCCACTAACACTcttcatgtttttattgtcaggtacatatatgttttagattgttgtattttcttgatgaattgacccttttattgtTGTTCTTAGGCTGAAGAAACAAGCTTTTCAACTCTAGGTGAGTGGTAGTGGGAGATAATGGCCTTAAATACCTGGAGGACTGTCACATGGAAGAGGCATTAGGGGTACTACCGAGACCCCTGGATAGAAGCCACAGGGAAGCAGATTTGGATTCAGTCCACAAAAAGAACCTTCTAATAGAGCCAAATATGCAGTGACTGCTTCAGAAAGTAGTGAGCTTCCTGTCTCTGGATGTTATAAGTAATGCCGGAGAACAAACCAACTAATTGTCATTGTTGCAGAAGGAATGCAAGCAGCATATACAGACAGATCTGTAAGGTTTCTTCACAACTTGACGATGTATTATTTTGTGATTCCATTCCCCAAGAGAGTTTGAAATCTGTGTTAGCAAGAGAGCATTGCTAAAATAGTGACAGCTACCACCTATGGAATGCCAGTCGTAGGCGTTATACTTATTA
Protein-coding regions in this window:
- the CRIP3 gene encoding cysteine-rich protein 3, whose amino-acid sequence is MASDSVTLSFIEEPKDSSIKRWSGSKFLAASGNRGAADSAQRGSRLSHGRGQRRGRELNPGGLDHSVQCAAPAAQSGAMSWTCPRCQQPVFFAEKVSSLGKNWHPFCLKCEHCHSVLSPGGHAEHNGRPYCHKPCYGALFGPRGVNIGGVGSYLYNCPTPTPASATPLSPSSFSPPRPRTGLPQGKKSPPHTKTFTGETSLCPGCKEPVYFAEKVMSLGRNWHRPCLRCQRCRKTLTAGSHAEHDGVPYCHIPCYGYLFGPKGVNIGDVGCYIYDPVEIK